In the Oreochromis aureus strain Israel breed Guangdong linkage group 14, ZZ_aureus, whole genome shotgun sequence genome, one interval contains:
- the si:ch1073-280e3.1 gene encoding complement C2 yields MKLLQSPAMHPRSILWILFLLVLVHKGSLQKTAYDYDYESYDDEEPVNCSVTESIKGGHVTYSKGGLVGSVLTYHCGPGKYPSPVSYRTCEEHGEWSPMRLASGRRASRATCKDILCPAQLQLDHGDFWPRDQWFAVGATQSFSCQEGFTLYGSAERNCTLSGEWTGETPICNNHADDCDDPGIPPGALRSGGRFFRGEKLTYRCQTGLDLLGSAERFCLEHREWSGSKPRCHGPYTFDSPSAVAAAMTGSFAGLMDVLSPDDKKKEESISFGRTFRVAEVSRMHIYILLDTSGSIEREEFEKSRNATIALIRKLDSYDVKLNFHVLSFATEAKDIVDIMDEESGNIDSVIWSIVDFNYMSHGRKTGTNIHGALERVEERMSIFKRNNNQFNETQNIIIIATDGYSNTGKSPQIVLTKIRHLLGYSNTDPDHTNEKMLDVYVFGVKEKVNKEELNSLASKKRGETHVFILQDYDKLGEVFNSIISDESVTMCGVAQEDISKDAQEDGERAYTTPWHVTLKSPDWGKDKSCFGSIISQNWVLTAAHCFARESTGSVPRQLEIEYGLPPSQANVKFKRVIMHPSYSVSALKHRNVSEFYDYDVALVETNRSIPLSWKARPICLPCTVPGSRAMKKVNSTCEDHRVELLTLEQTPAFFNHKMSGSTTNRLLFERKGTHIHTGSQRLGCVEKARKFVEHTDVTLDEFVPDRFLCSGGTAGYQDAITCQGDSGGSLFLQKKKRYFQVGVVSWGIVDVCKIKGFTRRPPPDARDFHIDLFKIMPWLKQHLGKEIQFLPEIN; encoded by the exons ATGAAGCTGCTACAGAGTCCAGCCATGCACCCCAGGTCTATACTGTGgatcctcttcctcctcgtgTTGGTCCATAAGG GGTCCCTGCAAAAGACCGCCTATGACTACGACTATGAATCATACGATGATGAAGAGCCCGTGAACTGCTCGGTCACAGAGAGCATCAAAGGTGGACATGTCACCTACTCCAAG GGAGGGCTGGTGGGCAGCGTGCTGACCTATCACTGCGGTCCAGGGAAATACCCGTCCCCAGTTAGCTACAGGACATGTGAAGAACATGGGGAGTGGTCGCCCATGAGACTAGCCAGTGGCAGGCGTGCATCTAGGGCCACATGCAAAG ACATACTGTGTCCGGCTCAGCTGCAGCTGGATCATGGTGACTTCTGGCCCAGGGACCAGTGGTTCGCTGTTGGGGCAACACAGAGCTTCTCCTGCCAGGAAGGCTTCACCCTGTACGGCTCAGCCGAGAGAAACTGCACTCTCTCTGGGGAGTGGACGGGAGAAACCCCCATCTGTAACAACCATG CTGATGACTGTGACGACCCGGGGATCCCACCCGGTGCCCTGAGGTCAGGAGGCCGGTTCTTTAGGGGAGAAAAGTTGACTTACCGGTGTCAGACCGGTCTGGATCTACTCGGGTCGGCCGAAAGGTTCTGTCTGGAGCACCGGGAATGGAGCGGATCAAAACCACGTTGCCATG GTCCATATACCTTTGACTCCCCCAGTGCTGTAGCTGCAGCCATGACAGGATCATTTGCAGGACTAATGGATGTACTGTCACCTGACGACAAAAAGAAAG AGGAAAGCATTTCCTTTGGCCGAACCTTCCGCGTGGCTGAAGTCAGCCGTATGCACATCTACATCTTACTGGACACATCAGGAAGCATCGAAAGGGAGGAGTTTGAGAAATCCAGGAATGCCACCATTGCTCTGATCAGAAAG CTGGACAGTTACGATGTAAAGTTGAATTTCCACGTGTTGTCTTTTGCCACCGAGGCTAAAGACATTGTCGACATCATGGACGAAGAAAGTGGTAACATTGACAGCGTCATCTGGAGCATCGTGGATTTTAACTACATGA GCCACGGGCGCAAGACAGGCACCAACATCCACGGTGCTCTTGAACGCGTCGAAGAGAGGATGAGCATCTTTAAGCGCAACAACAATCAATTTAATGAGACCCAGAACATCATCATCATAGCAACAGATG GTTACTCCAACACAGGGAAATCGCCTCAGATTGTCCTCACAAAGATCCGGCATTTGCTGGGTTATAGTAACACAGACCCAGACCATACAAATGAGAAAATGCTAG ACGTCTATGTGTTTGGCGTCAAGGAGAAGGTGAACAAAGAGGAGCTGAATTCTTTGGCCTCAAAAAAACGTGGTGAGACTCACGTGTTCATCCTCCAAGACTATGACAAACTGGGAGAAGTGTTCAACAGCATCATTA GTGACGAGAGTGTGACCATGTGTGGGGTGGCTCAGGAAGACATCTCCAAGGATGCGCAGGAGGACGGGGAAAGAGCTTACACCACCCCCTGGCACGTGACTTTGAAATCA CCTGACTGGGGAAAGGACAAGTCCTGCTTTGGATCCATTATAAGCCAGAACTGGGTGCTGACGGCTGCTCATTGCTTTGCCAGAGAAAGCACGGGCAGTGTCCCACGGCAGCTGGAGATAGAATATG GTCTCCCACCCTCCCAGGCAAATGTCAAATTCAAGAGAGTGATCATGCACCCCAGCTACAGCGTCAGTGCACTCAAACACAGAAACGTCTCAGAGTTTTACGACTATGATGTAGCTCTGGTGGAGACCAACAGGAGCATCCCACTGTCATGGAAGGCCAG ACCCATCTGCCTGCCATGCACCGTACCAGGCTCCCGAGCCATGAAGAAAGTCAACTCTACCTGTGAAGACCACA GAGTGGAATTACTAACGCTCGAGCAGACTCCTGCTTTTTTCAACCATAAGATGTCAGGAAGCACTACGAATAGGCTCCTATTTGAACGCAAAGGAACACATATTCATACAGGAAGTCAG AGGCTTGGCTGTGTGGAGAAGGCAAGGAAGTTTGTAGAGCACACGGATGTGACTTTAGATGAGTTTGTACCTGACAGATTCCTCTGCTCTGGGGGAACTGCAGGATATCAGGATGCGATCACCTGCCAAG GCGATTCTGGTGGGTCcctgtttctgcagaaaaagaagcGCTACTTTCAG GTTGGTGTGGTGTCTTGGGGCATCGTAGATGTGTGTAAAATAAAAGGATTCACAAGGAGGCCTCCTCCAGATGCTCGAGACTTTCACATTGACCTCTTCAAGATAATGCCGTGGTTGAAGCAGCATCTGGGGAAGGAGATCCAGTTCCTGCCTGAGATAAACTGA
- the LOC116323682 gene encoding membrane frizzled-related protein: MLVLILTQIKSQAVEDQVLTTATSGLQHAGDGLSQTSPTVPINRSKEDSTAAPQPARIPPSEPSCGGVLTDTEGSFSSPNHPASYPPNSLCVWVIQVSPPYVVQIHVSSLTVEGPSPCLFDWVEVQEQIEQTSVVTRFCGNVAPPTVNTNSSTVWVTFHSDGSIAGNGFTAQYRAVLPGHKSCSREEFMCDGGRCLLPVSVCDGHPNCHDQMDEANCSHKHKECGGQKIGPYGYLASPNHPGPYPHQQLCIWHISVEEGHVITLSFRNFSLETQDVCEFDYVEVHDSVSTGAGRVLGRFCGTTFPPELTSSGPHMTVVFVADEGVADSGFNATYQAVSVLGRTCGPRQFACSTGECVQQQWLCDGWNDCPDGADEQGCGNSTYPPFTSSCEHIEVEMCRGLSYNFTSFPNIWLSIADQREAATLLGQYRVLMELACFEPLQRLVCGMFLPQCSPQGGVLQPCRSVCSSAEQQCSQALDLFSFSWPFNCHLLPDSQDPLECSLP, from the exons ATGCTGGTCCTCATTCTCACAC AGATAAAGAGCCAGGCAGTGGAGGATCAGGTGCTGACCACTGCCACTTCAGGCCTACAGCATGCAGGAGATGGACTGTCCCAAACATCACCTACAGTCCCTATCAATAGAAGTAAAGAGGACAGTACAGCTGCACCACAACCTGCCAGAATCCCTCCATCTGAACCAA GCTGTGGAGGTGTTTTGACTGACACCGAAGGAAGTTTCAGCTCTCCAAATCACCCTGCGTCCTACCCCCCAAACtcgctgtgtgtgtgggtgattCAGGTCTCGCCCCCCTACGTGGTCCAGATTCATGTCTCCTCTTTGACCGTGGAGGGACCCTCTCCTTGCCTGTTTGACTGGGTGGAGGTGCAGGAGCAGATCGAGCAGACTTCTGTGGTTACCAG GTTCTGTGGTAACGTAGCGCCACCGACGGTCAACACAAACAGCAGTACGGTGTGGGTCACCTTCCACTCTGATGGCAGCATCGCAGGCAACGGCTTCACTGCCCAGTACAGGGCCGTACTCCCCGGACACA AAAGCTGCTCCAGAGAAGAGTTCATGTGCGACGGCGGCCGCTGCCTGCTGCCCGTGTCTGTGTGCGACGGTCACCCAAACTGCCACGACCAGATGGACGAGGCAAACTGCAGCCACAAGCACAAGG aaTGCGGTGGGCAGAAGATTGGGCCTTATGGTTACCTGGCAAGTCCAAACCACCCCGGGCCTTACCCTCACCAGCAG TTGTGTATATGGCATATATCTGTTGAGGAGGGTCACGTGATCACCCTGAGCTTCAGAAACTTCAGCCTGGAGACTCAGGATGTGTGCGAGTTTGACTATGTGGAGGTGCATGACAGCGTCAGCACCGGAGCTGGAAGAGTCCTCGGAAG GTTTTGTGGTACCACCTTCCCCCCAGAGCTGACCTCCTCTGGCCCTCACATGACAGTGGTGTTTGTGGCTGATGAGGGAGTGGCCGACAGCGGCTTCAATGCGACATACCAGGCTGTGTCCGTGCTGGGCA ggaCATGCGGCCCCAGGCAGTTTGCCTGCAGCACAGGGGAGTGTGTTCAGCAGCAGTGGCTGTGCGACGGCTGGAACGACTGCCCCGATGGTGCGGATGAACAGGGCTGTGGCAACTCCACCTATCCTCCCTTCA CCTCGTCTTGTGAGCACATTGAAGTAGAGATGTGTCGGGGCCTCAGCTACAACTTCACCTCATTCCCCAACATCTGGCTGTCCATTGCTGACCAGAGAGAAgctgccaccctcctgggacaGTATCGG GTGCTGATGGAGCTGGCGTGCTTCGAGCCTCTGCAGAGGCTGGTTTGTGGGATGTTTCTGCCCCAGTGTAGTCCTCAGGGCGGCGTCCTCCAACCCTGCCGCTCAGTCTGCTCCTCGGCCGAGCAGCAATGCAGCCAGGCCCTGGATCTCTTTTCCTTCAGCTGGCCCTTCAACTGCCACCTTCTCCCAGACTCACAGGACCCCTTGGAGTGCTCACTGCCTTGA